The genomic interval AAACCCTGTACTCGCCAAGTCTACTCGAGAAAGACGAATCCATGCTAAAACTAGCCGCAGAGTCCCTAGCACGAATACTATACCAAAACAACCTGCTATCAGAGACGGGAACAAACATCGCCTACCTGCCCCGAGACACGGACAATCCCAGGGAAGTGCTAGCCCTCGACGGGAGAATAATCAAGACAAAAAGTGGTCCAAAGATATGCGGGAAGCCAGCGCCAGGCGGCTCAACATACCTGGCAAACCTACTCATAGAAGCTAAAAGATCAGGATTGCCCTATAGAGCGGCCATCAACCTGCGCTACAAAAAAGAACTCGTCGAGAAACTTGAACAAGCAGGAATACAAGTCTACGACGCATCGAGCCATGAGGAGCCTTGCCCAGTAATAGGAGCAATTAGAGCCGGCAACAGGGCACAGGCCTACTTCTACAAAGACAAGCCAAACCTAGAGCCGACACTGGTCATACTTGGGGAAGACCCCCTAAAGCTTGCAAATATGATTAGGCAACTCCTAGTAGAAAACCCCCTACAGCCCTAAAAATAAATACTCCCCTAAACCAAAATTGAAGCGATGATGACGCATTTGCCCCCCGGTGACCTGTGAGCCGGATTACCGCGTGCTGAATTTTTTCCCAACCCAACCAGCAAACATTAAAATATACCAAAGAATAGTACAAAGCCAATATGGCTAGACTCTTGTTCCAGGAAGACAGCTACCTAAAAGAGGCAGAAGCAGCCGTCACAAAAATCGATGGAAACAAGGTCTTCCTCGACTCAACAATTTTCCACCCGGGCCCCTCAGGCGGACTAGACACAGACAAGGGCTGGCTCGTCTTGCCCAACGGCGACAAAGTAGAAGTCGTCCAGGCAGTAGAAGAAGCCGGCGACGTTGCACACGTACTCTCGAGGACTGTAGAGCTGAAGCCAGGAGACAAAGTGAAATGCATCCTAGACTGGGAGAGAAGACACAAGATGATGAGGCTCCACACAGCCTCCCACGTCCTAGCATCAATACTATATAACAGATACGGCGCCCTAGTCACTGGCGGGCACATCCAGCCAGACGAAGCAAAGGACGACTTTG from Thermofilum adornatum carries:
- the alaXM gene encoding alanyl-tRNA editing protein AlaXM, which codes for MARLLFQEDSYLKEAEAAVTKIDGNKVFLDSTIFHPGPSGGLDTDKGWLVLPNGDKVEVVQAVEEAGDVAHVLSRTVELKPGDKVKCILDWERRHKMMRLHTASHVLASILYNRYGALVTGGHIQPDEAKDDFDLSNVEDWKTAFQQAVDETNTVLKKCIEVKVYWLSREEALKIPGIVKLAGRLPPSVEKLRIVEIPGIDIQADGGPHVKNTCEVGEIVLKKLESKGAKRKRIYYSLKE